The Methanoculleus thermophilus sequence GGGGTTGACGCCATCGCGATCGACGGGTTCCGGGGCGGCACCGGAGCGGCACCGCGGGTCTTCCGTGACCACGTCGGCATCCCGATCGAGGTCGCCATCGCGACAGCAGATAAGGAACTTCGCCGGCAGGGGCTCAGGAACGAGGTCTCCCTCATCGCCTGCGGCAGCATCCGGGAGAGCACGGACGTCATGAAGGCGATCGCCCTCGGTGCAGATGCAGTCTACATCGGAACCGCAGCCCTTGTGGCGATGGGTTGCCGTGTCTGTGGAAACTGCTATCAGGGCCTCTGTCCATGGGGTATCGCGACCCAGCGCCAGGATCTCGTGGACCGCTTGAACCCTGACGTGGCATCGAAGCAGATCGCAAACCTGATCCACGCATGGACGCTTGAGATCACCGAACTGATGGGAGCAGCCGGCATCAACAGCATCGAGAGCCTGCGCGGCAACCGCGACCGGCTCCGGGGCTACATGCTCGACGAGGGACTCCTGAAGGTACTCGACGTGAAACCCGTGGGAGCGTGAGCAGAATGGCAAAACAAGTTGTTATTGATGCGAAGGGGATGCACTACACGCCCTTGAACCAGCAGATCAGAAAGGCCATTGAAGACGGTGCTGACGAGATCGTCATCAACAACGTCCTCGGACAGCGGTTCATCGGCGATGGTCTTCGCGGGAACGCTACCATCCGGGTCAACGGTGTCGCAGGCGGCGACCTTGCCATGTTCATGAGCGGGCCGACCGTCATCGTCCACGGCAACGCTGAGCACGCGCCCGGCAACACGATGGATAGCGGAAAGGTAGTTATCCACGGGAGTGCCGGAGATGCGGTGGCACACAGTATGCGGGGCGGCAAGGTCTTCGTCCGCGGAGACATAGGCTACCGCGGCGGAATCCACATGAAGCAGTACGAGGCGCAGCGCCCCGTTCTGGTCGTCGGAGGATCCGCTCAGACGTTCCTTGGCGAATATATGGCCGGTGGCCTTCTCATCGTTCTCGACCTCAATGGAAAGATGAAGGCACACGAGATCGGAAGCGGCATCCACGGCGGAGAGATCATCATTCGCGGCGACGTGGATGATGCCAATCTTGCCTCAGGGGCAAAGAAGGTCCCGCTCACCGAGGAAGACAGAAGACGGATCGCCCCGGTGCTCCGGGAGTTTGCCGCCGACTTCGGGCTCGAGCCGGAGCCACTCGTGAACGCTGACTATACCCGGATCGTCCCTGCGAGCGCACGGCCCTTTGCCGGGAAGTATACGTGGGAGTGATAGGCATGGAGATGAAGACATACAAAGATCTGGAGTCCGAGGTCTGGAAGACGGACCTCTGCTCCGGGTGCGGGGCGTGCGTGGCGGTCTGTCCGGCGGATGCCCTCCGGTTCGAACCGGGGAACACCGATGCACCGGTGAACATCGGCTACTGCAAGGCTGACAACGACAGCGTCCCCTGTGGGGCATGCTACGCGGCCTGCCCGAGAGTGGACCTTGCAGGGCAGGGCCAGATGCTCGGGCCGTACATGGATATCGTTGCGGCCCGGTCGGCCTTCCCGGTCGAGCGGAAACAGAGCGGTGGTGCCGTGACGGCAATCCTCGTGAACGCCCTCGAAGAGGGGCTGATCGATGCGGTCGTCACGGTGACGCGTGATCCCTGGACGATGAAGCCGTCCTCCGCGGTGATCACTTCTGCAGAAGAGCTCGTCCTGCATGCCGGAAGCCGCTACTCCTGGTGGGTGCCGCTTCTCGCATCCCTCAAGGAGGCAGTGGTCACCCGGAAGTACCGGCGGATCGCCGTGGTGGGCGTGCCCTGCGTGGCACGGGCGACACAGGCGATCAGAACCAGCGAGCATGACCTTCTTCGGCCCTATGCAAAGGCGATCCGGCTCGTGATCGGTCTCTTCTGCACGGAGACCTTCGACTACGCGAAACTGGTCGAAGGAAAACTGCAGTCGGAGAGGGAGATCGAGCCCTGGGAGATCAACCGCCTCGATATCAAGGGGAAACTGGACGTCTACCTGCAGGATGAGCGGCAGCTCTCCATCCCGCTTGCCGAACTGGAGGAAGCGGTCCGGCCCGGGTGCCATGTCTGCACCGACTTCACGGCCGTTGAGGCGGACGTTTCAGCCGGGGCCGTCGGGTCACCGGGCGGCTACACGACACTCATCATCCGGAACGATATCGGCCGGGGTTTCGTCGACCGCGCGGTCTGGCGGGGCAAACTCTCGACCGGCAGCAACGTCGACCTCGCCGTCATCGAGCGCCTGGCGGCGAAGAAGGCAGAGCGGCGACAGGAATAATCTCTTTTTTATTCGGGAATTTAGAAACGTAAAGACAGGATGCCGGAGAGGCTACCCTGTCCTTTGTGCGGCCTGTTCTGCTGCATACCCAATACCTGTGGCGATGATCGGGATATTCAGGTATCGCACCCCGACCTGCGCCATGTAGGTGCCGAAATCCATCCCTGCGAGGGGCAGGAGGATGAGGATATCGAGCACCCAGTTGATCAGCAGCCAGACGATACCAAGCAGGATACCTTCCCGGACAAAATGGGCGTGAATATTCCCAAAGTAGACCAGGATGAGGAAGACCCCGAGGGCTGTAGAGAAGACAAGGAGGATTGTCTTGATCAGGAAGACGTCGTAGAGCGGTATACCCTCCGGCGAATAGAAGAGGAGCGAGAGGAGGAAAGGAAGGAGCCAGGTGAGGATGCCGAAACCGATGAGTCTTCCGGTTTGTGTCACGTTCATAGAAGAAGGGTACCATTCCAATGGGATATCAGGCCATCGTAATCGCTCCGGGATGAGCCCGGCACCCTGCATAAAGACCGGGCAGATGTCTTCCCGGCCTGCATCTTCAGAGAAGCGCCGCAGAAGTCTCTGGAACGGCTCGGGTACCCTATCTCTCCCCCCGCGGAACCGCTCGCGGTCGGCATATATACCCGTCCGACATAAGGGAGAGACGTGAACCATCCCGGAGACAGCACCGCAGCCCCGCCCGGCGGAGACGGGGTCGAGCGGTACTCACCCCGGTTCGTGCTCGCCGCCATCCTGATCGCCGTCACGGCCGCCGGAGCGATGGTGCTCTTTCTCGAGGTACAGAGGCTCGGAGAGGCTCTTTTATGGCCAGACTCGTTCCCTGTTCCTCTCTTTCCTCTGGTCCTTTCGACCGCGGGCGGTCTTTTGGTCGGGCTCTGCCTGCACGTCTTCGGCGACCACGTGCTGCTGCTCCAGCAGAGTATTGTAGAGTTTCAGAAAACCGGCCGGTTCGAGCCGCGGCACCTTCCCGCCGGGCTGCTCGCCATCTACCTCTCGCTGATCTTCGGGGCGAGTCTCGGGCCCGAGGTGGCCGCCATCGATATGGGCGGGAGCATGGGCACCCTTGCCGGCGACCGGCTGCGGAGCCGGGTGCGGACGCTCTCAATCGCCGGTATCGCCGGTGCCCTTGCGGGGTTTGCGATCTACCTTCAGATCACCAAGACTGCAGGCGGTGCCCTCTATCCGCTTCCACCGCTTGGAGAATTCTTCCCGCTATACCTTGTCTACGCCGCGATCCTCGGGCTTGCCGGTGCGGCGGCGGGCGCCCTCTTCATCGGAGCATTCCGTCTCTTTCACCGCCTCATGACACCCCTTGCCGGGCAGCACCTGATCAGGGGTCTAGCCGGGGGTGTCGGGCTCGGTATTGCCGGGATGGTCTTTCCGCTCGTGCTCTTCTCGGGACAGAACGAGTTCAAGACCGTCCTTGAGACGGGAGCAGCTGCAGGTGCGGCCGTGCTGCTCCTGCTCGTCGCGGCAAAGATTCTCGCGAGCACATGGTGCATGGCGACGGTTTTCAAGGGCGGGCCGATCTTTCCGCTGATCTTTGCGGGCGGGACGCTCGGTCTCGCCGTCAGCCTCCTGATCCCTGCGATCCCGCCGGCCGTCGCCGTTCCCGCCGTCATGGCAGGAATGATCGTCTGCGTCCTCAAGGCCCCGGCCGCGGTGATCCCGATCGTGGCGCTCGTCTTCCTGCAATGGGAGGTCCTGATCATCGTCGCCATCGCGACCGTAACCGGGTATTACGCCACCAGAAAGATCGAGATGTTTCCTCACGATGGCAACGGAGGAGACACAGGGAGCGTGCCGTAAACGCAGGGCCGTTGGTAAGATGGTAACTGAGGTCTCCCCGATGAAACGGTCGATGATATCTGCAAAAAAGTAACGGATGGTCTGTGCCGCGCCCGCCTAACCTTTCTACCGGGACGGGCGCTACGGCATAGCCGCAATTGAGGAGTTTGTCGTGGTTCGGGCGAGCCCTCTCATTTCCCCGTCCTCCTCATGATTCTCGCAAGAGGCGACGACCGCGCGAGGAACCTCGAGATGAACTCAGCAAACTCCTCATCCCAGCACTCCACACCGACCTTCACCGTCCAGCCCTGCTTCATCGAGCGGCGGACGTGTTTGCCGAGGGCAACCTCAAAGAGGGTCCTGGACCGCAGAAGGTCTACGGCCCGGGTGAACGTGCGAGGAACCTCCACCACGTAGCGGCCCTCCTCGACGTAGGGTCCGGCAAAGACCTCTTCACGAACATACTTTGCGAGGAACTTCTCAGCGTTTCCCCGCGACCAGAGCGGCGGGCCGATGTGCCGGCGCATCACCGGGACGGTCTCGTTCATCAGCTCAAAGAGGAGCATGCACCGCTCTTCCCCCATGCAGACATCGATACGATTGACGGCAAACTCGCTCCGCTCCAGGAGTTCCCGGATCGATTCAGCGGACTTCCGAAGCTGAGGCACCACCGTATCGGGGGTGTAGTCCGGCGTCTTGAAGGTGAGCGTGAAGAGATGCGTCCCACGGGCGGCGAGGAGACGGGTGAAGACCTCCCGGGTGAGCGGGGGCGAATCCGGCCGGCAGAAGAACTCTATCGACGGCTCGGCAAGGTAGCCGCGTGCGAGTTCGGCAAACTCGAACATCCGCGAGAGTGAGAGCGCCGCCGCCACGTTCCGCTCCGGGTCGACCGGATCGATGACGACGAGCGGGTCCTCAAACTCCTTCGTCCCGTGCTTCTCGATATCGATCACTTCCCCCGGCCGCCAGCGGGCGGCGGCCTCGAGGAGCGGGTGGAACCCACCGTAATAGATCGTCAGCAGTTCGCAGAGGTAGCCCGAGAACCCCTCGGTCATATGATCCGATCCGTAAACCCCGCCTGCCTTCGCAAACTGCTTTAAGAGAAGGACGTCGTCGGCGTAGTCGCCTATGTGCGAGAGTATGTAGCGGGTATGAAACGGAGTCCGGTCCACGGCGCTCTTGATCTTGGTGGCGCTTTCGACGGCGTAACAGGGAACGAGATCGATATCGAGCGAGTTGATCGTTGCGTTGACGTAAGGGTGCTCCGCGTATTTCTCGCGCCAGGTCGCGCCGAACTCCTCGGCGACCCGGTGCGCGAGCGCTAGACCCTGCTCCTGGAGTTCTTCGCGGGAGAGAGAGGGGTCAAAGAGCATGAAGATGTCAAGGTCCCGATCGCCCCGGACGAATGTATCGCGGGCGACCGACCCTACCATCATCGCCTTCGCCATCCCCGACCGCTCCACCGCCTCGATCAGGCGTTTCCCCATCGTCCGGATGTAGGTCCGCTCTTCAGGCGTGGGGCGGATCTGTTTGAGCACCTCCTCCTCGCAAGGGTATCGGGTCACAGCGGAACCTCCGCGAGATCCTCGTATATCGATCCGCGGGGCGTGAGCGTGCTCTTCTTGAGTTTGATGCTCTCCACCCGGAATCTCCCAAGCGGTTCACGGGGAGTGCACGCCACCTGCGAGGAGAGGGAGGGGTGGTACTCTTTCACCCGCGCAAGGGTCACATGAGGCCGGAATGGGCGTTTTTCGCGGGGGAACCCGAGCGGTGCAAGGAGATCATCGATCTCCCGGGCGAGAGCGGCACTCTCGCCATTGTCTGTGACGTCGCACCAGACCACCCGGGGTCTCTGTGGTGGATTGCAGACCGCACACCCGACCGTCAACTCGAAGGGATCGGCCCTGACAGCCCGGAGCGCATCGATGATCGGCTCAATCATTGACGGGTCAACTTCACCCAGAAACTTGAGTGTAATATGAAGATTTGCGGGATCGACGATGGCGAGGCGACCGCCGGACTTCGCCAGAATCTCCTGCGACAGACGAGCCTTCTCGCGGATATCCCCCGCGAGATCGATTGCAACGAACGTCCTGACCATATTACCGTACTATCGTGCTTCACCATACAAAAGATGATTGTTCAGCGGAGGCGCGCCCGAAAAAACACGGCGAATCGGCGTTGAAAGAAGAGTTCGGTGGATATTTATCCCGGGGCTCCCCAGCGTGATACAGGGGACCGCCCCCATTATGAATCCATGCACAGCATCGAATAACAGATGATATATCGAGATGAAACCAAATCTTAACAACTGACTCCCGGGGGTATTACCATATCCGATACAGCGCAATTTATCGTTTATACACTTGAATTTTGCCCGAACTGCGAAATTCTAAAAGAATTTCTGGCCTCAAGAGGGGTTGCCTACACCGAGTGTGACATGGCATCCATCGAGGCGCTGACAGAACTTCGCATGAACGGTGTATTCGTGCAGGAAGCGCCGGTACTGCAGAAGGGCGATACGTTCTATACATCCAGTGACCTCTTCAGCGAAGGCGCACT is a genomic window containing:
- a CDS encoding GltB/FmdC/FwdC-like GXGXG domain-containing protein, whose amino-acid sequence is MAKQVVIDAKGMHYTPLNQQIRKAIEDGADEIVINNVLGQRFIGDGLRGNATIRVNGVAGGDLAMFMSGPTVIVHGNAEHAPGNTMDSGKVVIHGSAGDAVAHSMRGGKVFVRGDIGYRGGIHMKQYEAQRPVLVVGGSAQTFLGEYMAGGLLIVLDLNGKMKAHEIGSGIHGGEIIIRGDVDDANLASGAKKVPLTEEDRRRIAPVLREFAADFGLEPEPLVNADYTRIVPASARPFAGKYTWE
- a CDS encoding Coenzyme F420 hydrogenase/dehydrogenase, beta subunit C-terminal domain produces the protein MEMKTYKDLESEVWKTDLCSGCGACVAVCPADALRFEPGNTDAPVNIGYCKADNDSVPCGACYAACPRVDLAGQGQMLGPYMDIVAARSAFPVERKQSGGAVTAILVNALEEGLIDAVVTVTRDPWTMKPSSAVITSAEELVLHAGSRYSWWVPLLASLKEAVVTRKYRRIAVVGVPCVARATQAIRTSEHDLLRPYAKAIRLVIGLFCTETFDYAKLVEGKLQSEREIEPWEINRLDIKGKLDVYLQDERQLSIPLAELEEAVRPGCHVCTDFTAVEADVSAGAVGSPGGYTTLIIRNDIGRGFVDRAVWRGKLSTGSNVDLAVIERLAAKKAERRQE
- a CDS encoding chloride channel protein; this encodes MNHPGDSTAAPPGGDGVERYSPRFVLAAILIAVTAAGAMVLFLEVQRLGEALLWPDSFPVPLFPLVLSTAGGLLVGLCLHVFGDHVLLLQQSIVEFQKTGRFEPRHLPAGLLAIYLSLIFGASLGPEVAAIDMGGSMGTLAGDRLRSRVRTLSIAGIAGALAGFAIYLQITKTAGGALYPLPPLGEFFPLYLVYAAILGLAGAAAGALFIGAFRLFHRLMTPLAGQHLIRGLAGGVGLGIAGMVFPLVLFSGQNEFKTVLETGAAAGAAVLLLLVAAKILASTWCMATVFKGGPIFPLIFAGGTLGLAVSLLIPAIPPAVAVPAVMAGMIVCVLKAPAAVIPIVALVFLQWEVLIIVAIATVTGYYATRKIEMFPHDGNGGDTGSVP
- the cca gene encoding CCA tRNA nucleotidyltransferase, translated to MTRYPCEEEVLKQIRPTPEERTYIRTMGKRLIEAVERSGMAKAMMVGSVARDTFVRGDRDLDIFMLFDPSLSREELQEQGLALAHRVAEEFGATWREKYAEHPYVNATINSLDIDLVPCYAVESATKIKSAVDRTPFHTRYILSHIGDYADDVLLLKQFAKAGGVYGSDHMTEGFSGYLCELLTIYYGGFHPLLEAAARWRPGEVIDIEKHGTKEFEDPLVVIDPVDPERNVAAALSLSRMFEFAELARGYLAEPSIEFFCRPDSPPLTREVFTRLLAARGTHLFTLTFKTPDYTPDTVVPQLRKSAESIRELLERSEFAVNRIDVCMGEERCMLLFELMNETVPVMRRHIGPPLWSRGNAEKFLAKYVREEVFAGPYVEEGRYVVEVPRTFTRAVDLLRSRTLFEVALGKHVRRSMKQGWTVKVGVECWDEEFAEFISRFLARSSPLARIMRRTGK
- the thpR gene encoding RNA 2',3'-cyclic phosphodiesterase — its product is MVRTFVAIDLAGDIREKARLSQEILAKSGGRLAIVDPANLHITLKFLGEVDPSMIEPIIDALRAVRADPFELTVGCAVCNPPQRPRVVWCDVTDNGESAALAREIDDLLAPLGFPREKRPFRPHVTLARVKEYHPSLSSQVACTPREPLGRFRVESIKLKKSTLTPRGSIYEDLAEVPL